The following nucleotide sequence is from Candidatus Micropelagos thuwalensis.
AACAAGCGCCATAAGGATTCGACATACAACTGGCTTTATCTGCTCCAAAGAAACTGGCATTAATAAATGCCCACGACACCACGCCGTCTATCGTCACATAAACCAACCAAAAACTAATCAAGCTAAGGAAAGTGTTCATTCGTGTCGCAAAAAGATTTTCGCGCGACCATTTTATAAATTGCTGCATCTACTTCTCCACCAAAGCGACACGCGCATTGTAAATGTTCATCACAAATGAGGTGAACAAGCTTAAGAAGAGATAAATACTCATCGTGACGAAAATAATCTCAACTGCCTGACCGGTTTGGTTCAACGCAGTTCCGGCAAAAACTGATACCAGATCGGGATAAGCAATTGCCGCAGCTAAAGAAGAGTTTTTAGCCAGATTTAGATACTGGCTCGTCAGTGGCGGAATAATAACCCGCATGGCTTGTGGAATGATGACCTTATTCATGGTCACAGAAGTTGGTAGGCCTAAAGCTTTAGCAGCTTCGAACTGCCCTTTTGAAACTGATAAAATCCCAGCCCTAACAATCTCGGCAATAAAAGATGCCGTATAAAGGGAAAGCGCGATGAGTAAGGCTACAAATTCGGGCGTGAAGCTCAAGCCTCCCCGGAAGTTAAACCCCCTCAATGCAGGGAGGTTAGCCTCAAAGGGGACACCCCATAAGCTGAGATACCCGCCAAGACACACCCCACCAATAATGAAATAATTCCGAACATAGGCCCTGTTCCGCCCAGTCAATTCACGCATTTTTCGTGCTTCACGAGCAACTAAAAACCACCCTCCAAAAAACAAGCCAATCGCCCAAAGCAAAAACCCACCGCCCGGTAATGTTGTGAACCAAGGGAGATAAAGCCCGCGATTATTGAGAAAAAAGACTTCCCATAAAGCTAAGCTTTTTCTGGGATGGGGAAGAATTTCAATCAACAACACATACCAGAAAAGAATTTGTATTAATAAAGGCAGGTTTCTGAATATCTCAACATAAAGAAATGCCAGCTTTGACACCAACCAGTTATCTGATAAGCGCGCAAGCCCCACCATAAATCCGATTACGGTGGCGAAAAAAATCCCTAATACTGACACTATCGCTGTGTTTAAAAGCCCGACAAGCAAAAGACGCTGATAGCTGGATGTTTCATCATAGGCAATGAGCTTTTGATTGATATCAAAGCCAGTATTGTTATCAAGAAAGCCAAAACCTGTGGCCACATTCTGACGCGCTAGATTGGCAATCGTGTTGTCTACAAGCCACCAGACAAGCCCCAAAAAGGCGGCAACCATGAGTATCTGGACAGTAAGATTACGACCATTCTGGCTAGACCATAATGAAGAGATTATTTTCATACTATCTGATGGGTGGAGCAAATTGGAGACCGCCATCGGTCCATAAAGCATTTAAACCGCGTTTAATTTTGAGTTCGGAGCCAGCACCAAGATTGCGGTTAAAACTTTCACCATAATTACCTACTTTACGGATAATGCGTGTCGCCCAGTCGTTATCAAGACCGAGGCTTTCCCCAAATGACCCTTCTACACCCAGCAAGCGCCGAATTGACGGATTGGGACTCTCCTTCATTTGATTAACATTTTGCGAATTAACGCCGAACTCTTCTGCATTCAACATGGCATAATGCACCCAGCGCACAACATCCGCCCATACTTCATCCCCCTGTCGGACAGCAGGAGATAACGGCTCTTTTGAAATCACTTCATTCAAAACAATATGCGCATCGGGTTCAATTAAACGTTGACGTTGAGCATAAAGACCCGATTGATCCGTCGTATAGGCATCACAACGCCCAGCATCATAAGCGGCGACGGCTTCTTCAGATTTTTCAAACGAGCTAATATCATATTCCATCCCATTACTTCTGAAATAATCAGCAACATTTAGCTCTGTTGTCGTTCCGGCATTTGCACAGATAGATGCACCATCAAGCTCACTTAATCTGGTAACGCCAATATCCTTCCGGACAATAAAACCTTGCCCGTCATAATAATTTGCGCCGATAAACTGAATTCCCAGCGCTGTATCCCGGTGCATTGTCCAGGTCGTGTTACGTGCCAGCAAATCAATTTCACCTGATTGCAGTGCTGTAAATCTCACTTTTGCAGAAAGGGGAACGAATTTAATGGCCTCGGCATCCCCTAAAACCGCAACAGCCACAGCTCTACAAAAATCTGCATCAAGACCATGCCATCTACCTTTATCGTCAGGCGCAGAAAACCCAGGCAACCCTTGTGTAACGCCGCATATAAGCACATTGCGTTTTTTGACGAGATCGAGCGTTCCCTCTGCTTTTGCAGGTGTAAAGATTGCCAATACAGGCAATAATAAAAACGTTAAAAACACGCCTGCTTTCGGATATCCGATATGTGGCCACTTTAAAAAATTCATGATCTTCTTCTTTCTCAAAATCAAAGGTAATTGTAGAGTAATAAATTCTAACATTAATAAACAGGCAAAACCTAGCCACAAAGCCCAGTATTTGAGGTTTCAAATGAGATTTATAAAAATTTTACGGGGATTTTAAATTGAAAGACAAAAGCGAAAAGAAACCCTCTACTCTTCTGACGCATAGTGGACGCGCCGGAGCCGCACATTTTGGC
It contains:
- a CDS encoding amino acid ABC transporter permease, whose product is MKIISSLWSSQNGRNLTVQILMVAAFLGLVWWLVDNTIANLARQNVATGFGFLDNNTGFDINQKLIAYDETSSYQRLLLVGLLNTAIVSVLGIFFATVIGFMVGLARLSDNWLVSKLAFLYVEIFRNLPLLIQILFWYVLLIEILPHPRKSLALWEVFFLNNRGLYLPWFTTLPGGGFLLWAIGLFFGGWFLVAREARKMRELTGRNRAYVRNYFIIGGVCLGGYLSLWGVPFEANLPALRGFNFRGGLSFTPEFVALLIALSLYTASFIAEIVRAGILSVSKGQFEAAKALGLPTSVTMNKVIIPQAMRVIIPPLTSQYLNLAKNSSLAAAIAYPDLVSVFAGTALNQTGQAVEIIFVTMSIYLFLSLFTSFVMNIYNARVALVEK
- a CDS encoding amino acid ABC transporter substrate-binding protein, yielding MNFLKWPHIGYPKAGVFLTFLLLPVLAIFTPAKAEGTLDLVKKRNVLICGVTQGLPGFSAPDDKGRWHGLDADFCRAVAVAVLGDAEAIKFVPLSAKVRFTALQSGEIDLLARNTTWTMHRDTALGIQFIGANYYDGQGFIVRKDIGVTRLSELDGASICANAGTTTELNVADYFRSNGMEYDISSFEKSEEAVAAYDAGRCDAYTTDQSGLYAQRQRLIEPDAHIVLNEVISKEPLSPAVRQGDEVWADVVRWVHYAMLNAEEFGVNSQNVNQMKESPNPSIRRLLGVEGSFGESLGLDNDWATRIIRKVGNYGESFNRNLGAGSELKIKRGLNALWTDGGLQFAPPIR